Part of the Spiribacter salinus M19-40 genome, GTACCGATCATGATGTCGTCCATGAACAGGCTGACGTACTCGTCGATGCCCGGCACGACACCCTCGTGGGCTTCCTTGATGTAGAACCAGAGGCTCCGGGCCACCGGATAGTCCTCAGTGGAGATGGACTCCGTGGTCGGCTCGACACCGTCAACCGTCGCGGCCTGAACGACGTCGCTGTTCTCCTCGAGGAAACTGAAACCAAAGATACCCACGGCATCCTTGTTCTCGGTGATCCGCTGAACGATCAGGTTGTCGTTCTCACCGGAATCCACGTAACCGCCGTCGGAGCGAATGTCGGTATACTCTTCCGGGTAGCCGGCAGCCTCACTGGCACCCTCCATGACCAGCTCCTCGAATGCATCACGCGTACCGGAAGTCGTGGGCGGGCCCAGGACTTCGATCTCAGCGTTGGGGAGGCTGGAGTCAATCTCGTTCCAGCTGTCGTACGGATTCTCAACCAACTCGCCGTTCTGCGGCACCTCGGCCGCCACGGCCAGCAGGATCTGCTCACGGGTCAGGGCCAGCGGTTCGTTATCTGCGCTGTGGGCAATGACGATGCCGTCCGAGCCGATCAGCGCCTCGGTGATCTCGGTCACGCCATTGTCCTGGCAGCGATCGAACTCACTGGGCTTCATGCGGCGGGAAGCGTTGGTGATATCCGGGGTGCTGACGCCAACGCCCTCACAGAACAGCTGCAGACCACCGCCGGAGCCCGTGGACTCGATCACCGGGGTCGGGAAGTTCGTGGTGGCGCCGAACTCTTCGACGACGTAGCTGGCGAACGGGTAGACGGTGCTGGAACCAACGATCCGAATCTGATCGCGCTCCTGGGCAACGGCCACGGAGGTCATGCCGGTCAGTGCGGCAGCCGCAGTGGCAAGGGCTGTAGTCTTCCAAGTCTTCATGAGGTCGCTCCTCGTAGTGCTTCAGGTTAGTGCTCCGAGGAGGCTAGGCAAGAAATATGACAGCATCATGACCGCAGGAGCAGCCATGCTTCAAGCGCCGCGGTCATCCGCCCGGGAGGCGGGCTGGGCCTCACGAACCGGGTCGGGGAAGATGCACGAGAAGGTGCTCCCCACCCCGGGTTCGCTGTTTACCTCCAACCGGGCGTTATGGCGCGAGAGCACATGTTTGACGATAGCCAGGCCGAGCCCGGTCCCCCCGTCTCGTGTCGATCGACCACTGTCTACGCGATAAAACCGCTCGGTGAGACGAGGTAGGTGCTGGGGTGCGATACCCCGACCCGTATCTGCAATGGCCAGGCAAGCAACGCCCGCCGCCTCAAACCAGCGCACGTCGATCCGCCCACCCGGTTCCGTGTACTTAATCGCATTGGTGAGCAGGTTTGAAAACGCGCTCCGCAGCTCGTCCCGATCGCCGCGAATGGTCAGCGCCTCATCGACCGTCAGCGTAATGGCGTGGCGTCCGTCACTCAGCGTGCGCGCCTCATCAGCGACCCCGCTTAGCAGATCGGACATATCCAGGGCCATGTGCTCAGCCTCGGGGGCTTCAGTCTCCAGGCGCGAGAGCATCAACAAGTCGTCCACCAACCGGCTCATGCGCTCGATCTGCTGTTCCATGAGGCCGAGCGGTCGCTCCAGTGCATCAGCCTCGGGCAACGCCATTTCCGCCATTTGCTCGCTCATCCCCCGCAACACGGTCAGCGGCGTGCGCAGCTCATGGCTAATGTTGCCCACGAAGTCGCGGCGCATTGTCTCGAGGCGATGGACCTGCGAGACATCGCGTGCCAACAGCAGCTGTTGATCGTTGCCGTAGGGCACCATCCGTATCTCAAGCGTGCGATCCGAGTCCTGCGGGGCCGGGATTTTGACCGGTTCGCTCCAGTCTGCTCGGACCAGATAGGCGGCAAAGTCCGGGTGACGGACAAGGTTGGCAATGCGCTGGCCTTGATCCTGCGGCCAGTTCAGCGGCAGATAGCGGGCCGCGATCTGATTCCACCACTGCATCTCGCCGTATTCATTGAGCACGATCGCGCCGTCCGGCAGGGCATTGGCGCTTTCCCGAAAGCGCCGCAAGAGCATCGCGAGCCGGCGACGCCGTAGTCGATGACGTTGCTGCTGGCGGTTCAGCCCCTCAAAGACATCACCCCAGACGCCTTCGGCACCCGGCGGCGCCTGTTTGCGCGTCCGGCGCAGCCAGTATTCGAGTCGATAAAGCTGTATGCCGTTATAGACCAGTAGGCTGGCAGCACCCAGCAGCAAGCTGGCGAGCAGATGACCCGTGACCAGCCCGGCCAGTAAAAAGAAGGCGCCGCCGAACAGCAGCCGGGCCAGCGCCGCGGGCCAGGGATTACTGCTCAACATGGCAGGGCGCCTCTATTCGGCAGAGAAGCGGTACCCGGCCCCACGCACCGTCTGCACCAGATCGTCGTGACCCGTCGGCGCCAACCCTTTGCGCAGCCTGCGGACATGAACATCGACGGTTCGCTCCTCAACGTAAACGTTCGCTCCCCATACATTATCGAGAAGCTGCGCCCGATTGAATACACGATCCGGGTGGGTCATCAGGAAGTGCAACAGGCGGTACTCCGTAGGCCCCAGCGTAACGGCCCGTCCGTCTGCCGCAATGCGATGACTGACGGGATCAAGCCGCAGGCCACGGATTTCGACCGGTTGGTCACCGGCTGCCGGCTGGGCACGCCGCAGCACAGCCTTGATTCGTGCAAGGAGCTCCTTGGGTGAGAACGGCTTCGCGACGTAGTCATCCGCGCCAATATCCAGTCCCTTGACGCGATCCGCTTCGGCATCCCGAGCCGTGAGCATAATGATCGGCAGATCCCGCGTGGCCCGGTCGCGCTTGAGACGACGCGCAAAATCGATACCGTTTTCGCCCGGCAACATCCAGTCCAGCAGAATCAGATCCGGCTGGCTCAGTCGAATCGCCGCGTCGGCATCCTCCGCTGACTCGGCGTGACGCACGCGATAGCCCGCCCGCTCCAGGGACATTGCAATCATCTCCCGGATCGCCTCTTCGTCCTCCACCAGCAGAATGCTTGCCACGTTGCCACTCCCTATAAAAAAAGCGATGTCACTTTAGCGGCGATTATATTGCGAAATGGTGACAGAGTGGTCATGGCTGGCGGCAGGCGCCGTTGATTGGTAGATTTCAGCGGATGCGCTATTTCATCTCGCTCACCCTGATGCTGGTGATTCTCTGGCTTGGCCTGTCAGGGGTCTACAAGCCTTTGTTATTCATCCTGGGAGCAGGCTCCGTCGGGCTAGTCGTC contains:
- a CDS encoding substrate-binding domain-containing protein; amino-acid sequence: MKTWKTTALATAAAALTGMTSVAVAQERDQIRIVGSSTVYPFASYVVEEFGATTNFPTPVIESTGSGGGLQLFCEGVGVSTPDITNASRRMKPSEFDRCQDNGVTEITEALIGSDGIVIAHSADNEPLALTREQILLAVAAEVPQNGELVENPYDSWNEIDSSLPNAEIEVLGPPTTSGTRDAFEELVMEGASEAAGYPEEYTDIRSDGGYVDSGENDNLIVQRITENKDAVGIFGFSFLEENSDVVQAATVDGVEPTTESISTEDYPVARSLWFYIKEAHEGVVPGIDEYVSLFMDDIMIGTDGLLIEEGLIPLPASQSAEWRERVENRVDLQRSDLEG
- the phoR gene encoding phosphate regulon sensor histidine kinase PhoR, whose amino-acid sequence is MLSSNPWPAALARLLFGGAFFLLAGLVTGHLLASLLLGAASLLVYNGIQLYRLEYWLRRTRKQAPPGAEGVWGDVFEGLNRQQQRHRLRRRRLAMLLRRFRESANALPDGAIVLNEYGEMQWWNQIAARYLPLNWPQDQGQRIANLVRHPDFAAYLVRADWSEPVKIPAPQDSDRTLEIRMVPYGNDQQLLLARDVSQVHRLETMRRDFVGNISHELRTPLTVLRGMSEQMAEMALPEADALERPLGLMEQQIERMSRLVDDLLMLSRLETEAPEAEHMALDMSDLLSGVADEARTLSDGRHAITLTVDEALTIRGDRDELRSAFSNLLTNAIKYTEPGGRIDVRWFEAAGVACLAIADTGRGIAPQHLPRLTERFYRVDSGRSTRDGGTGLGLAIVKHVLSRHNARLEVNSEPGVGSTFSCIFPDPVREAQPASRADDRGA
- the phoB gene encoding phosphate regulon transcriptional regulator PhoB, with the protein product MASILLVEDEEAIREMIAMSLERAGYRVRHAESAEDADAAIRLSQPDLILLDWMLPGENGIDFARRLKRDRATRDLPIIMLTARDAEADRVKGLDIGADDYVAKPFSPKELLARIKAVLRRAQPAAGDQPVEIRGLRLDPVSHRIAADGRAVTLGPTEYRLLHFLMTHPDRVFNRAQLLDNVWGANVYVEERTVDVHVRRLRKGLAPTGHDDLVQTVRGAGYRFSAE